A window from Gopherus evgoodei ecotype Sinaloan lineage chromosome 24, rGopEvg1_v1.p, whole genome shotgun sequence encodes these proteins:
- the CLK2 gene encoding dual specificity protein kinase CLK2 isoform X2, translated as MPHSRRYRSSGRSSRGSYHERYRSRKHKRRRTRSRSSSSEHDRRHQREDSYHVRSRSYDDHSSDRRAYDRRYCDSYRRNDYSRERGEPYYETEYCHSYEYRRSRDHDGSYRSCKSSRRNKHRRRRRRSRSFSRSTSRSRQSSRRAKSVEDDDEGHLIYRVGDWLQERYEIISTLGEGTFGRVVQCVDHRRGGARVALKIIKNVEKYKEAARLEINVLEKINEKDPENKNLCVQMFDWFDYHGHMCISFELLGLSTFDFLKDNNYLPYPIHQVRHMAYQVCQAVKFLHDNKLTHTDLKPENILFVNSDYELTYNLEKKRDERSVKSTAIRVVDFGSATFDHEHHSTIVSTRHYRAPEVLLELGWTQPCDVWSIGCIVFEYYVGFTLFQTHDNREHLAMMERILGPIPSRMIRKTRKQKYFYHGRLDWDENTSAGRYVRENCKPLRRYLTSEAEDHHHLFDLIESMLEYEPSKRITLAEALKHPFFDMLKTEPSTKVWDSSRDISR; from the exons ATGCCTCACTCCAGAAGGTACCGCTCATCGGGGCGCAGCAGCCGAGGCAGCTATCACGAGCGCTACAGAAGTCGCAAGCACAAGAGGCGGCGAACGCGGTCCCGGTCAAGCAGCAGTGAGCATGACCGGCGGCACCAGCGGGAAGACAGTTACCATGTTCGCTCCAGGAg CTATGACGACCACTCTTCGGACAGGAGAGCCTATGACAGGCGCTATTGTGACAGCTACAGGCGGAATGACTACAGCCGTGAACGCGGGGAACCCTACTATGAAACTGAGTACTGCCACTCCTATGAATACCGGCGCTCCCGGGACCATGACGGCAGCTACCGCAGCTGCAAAAGCAGCCGGCGTAATAAGCACAGGCGGAGACGGCGCCGCAGCCGGTCCTTTAGCCGCTCCACATCG CGGAGTCGACAGAGCAGCAGAAGGGCCAAGAGTGTGGAGGACGACGACGAGGGGCATCTGATCTATCGCGTCGGCGACTGGCTACAAGAAAGAT atGAGATTATTAGCACCTTAGGGGAAGGCACGTTTGGCAGAGTGGTGCAGTGTGTGGATCACCGGAG aggggGCGCACGCGTCGCCCTAAAAATCATAAAAAACGTGGAGAAGTATAAAGAGGCTGCTCGGCTGGAGATCAACGTGCTGGAGAAAATCAATGAGAAGGATCCAGAGAATAAGAA CCTGTGTGTGCAGATGTTTGACTGGTTCGATTACCATGGCCACATGTGCATCTCCTTTGAGCTGCTGGGGCTCAGCACCTTCGATTTTCTGAAGGACAACAACTACTTGCCCTACCCCATCCACCAAGTGCGGCATATGGCCTACCAGGTGTGCCAGGCTGTGAAAT TTCTGCATGACAATAAACTCACTCACACGGACCTCAAACCCGAGAACATCCTCTTTGTGAATTCGGATTATGAACTCACTTATAATCTGGAAAAG AAGCGAGATGAGCGGAGCGTGAAGAGCACGGCCATCAGAGTGGTTGATTTTGGCAGTGCAACGTTTGATCATGAGCATCACAGCACCATTGTCTCCACCAGGCACTACCGAGCCCCAGAGGTCCTTCTGG AACTCGGCTGGACCCAGCCCTGTGACGTGTGGAGCATCGGCTGCATTGTCTTCGAGTATTATGTGGGCTTCACTCTGTTCCAG ACTCATGACAACCGGGAGCATCTGGCCATGATGGAGAGGATCCTGGGTCCGATTCCTTCACGGATGATCCGAAAGACCAG GAAGCAGAAATATTTCTACCATGGTCGCCTGGACTGGGACGAGAACACCTCCGCAGGCCGCTATGTCCGGGAGAACTGCAAACCACTGCGG AGATACCTGACCTCTGAGGCTGAGGACCACCACCATCTCTTCGACCTCATCGAGAGCATGCTGGAGTATGAGCCATCAAAGCGCATCACTCTGGCTGAGGCACTCAAACACCCATTCTTCGACATGCTGAAAACAGAGCCAAGCACAAAAGTTTGGGACTCTAGCCGAGACATCAGCCGGTGA
- the CLK2 gene encoding dual specificity protein kinase CLK2 isoform X4 has product MAQNGANPFQDPAVMQHKPSTEYATLDVYNPFDNRGPPPPYQPQPGAQPTPPVTKVPQPPASAMQPPKKPSPPESKNYGSYGTQELTAAAATAELLKRQEELNRKAEELDRRERELQNAALGNAAIRQNNWPPLPSFCPMKPCFYQDIAVEIPMEFQKTVSSMYYLWMASTVTLFLNFLASLAWFSVEIATGSHFGLSILWVLLFTPCSFLCWYRPMYKAFRSDSSFNFFVFFFIFFVQDVLYVLQAIGIPGSGFSGWIASLTVLRKNQAAAVIMILVAVFFTVVAVLGIIMLKRIHSLYRRTGASFQKAQEEFAAGVFSNQAVHTAAVNAATGAAGSAFRAQ; this is encoded by the exons ATGGCCCAGAACGGGGCGAACCCCTTCCAG GATCCTGCTGTGATGCAGCACAAGCCCAGCACGGAGTATGCGACTCTGGATGTGTACAACCCCTTCGATAACAGAGGG CCACCCCCTCCCtaccagccccagccaggggctcAGCCGACTCCACCGGTCACCAAAGTTCCCCAGCCGCCAGCCTCTGCCATGCAGCCCCCCAAGAAGCCCAGCCCCCCAGAGTCCAAGAACTACGGCTCCTATGGAACTCAG GAATTGACAGCAGCCGCCGCCACAGCTGAGCTGCTGAAGCGTCAGGAGGAGCTGAACcggaaggcagaggagctggacaGGCGGGAGCGGGAGCTGCAGAACGCAGCTTTGGGCAATGCTGCAA TCAGACAAAACAACTGGCCTCCGTTGCCCTCCTTCTGCCCCATGAAGCCCTGCTTCTACCAGGACATCGCTGTGGAGATCCCCATGGAGTTCCAGAAAACAGTCTCCTCCATGTACTATCTCTGGATGG CCAGCACCGTGACTCTCTTCCTGAACTTCTTGGCCTCCCTGGCCTGGTTCAGCGTGGAGATCGCAACTGGTTCGCACTTTGGTCTCTCTATCCTCTGGGTTCTCCTCTTCACACCCTGCTCCTTCCTGTGTTGGTACAGGCCAATGTACAAAGCCTTCCG GAGCGACAGCTCGTTCAACTTCTTTGTGTTCTTTTTCATCTTCTTCGTCCAGGATGTTCTGTATGTGCTGCAGGCCATCGGCATCCCAGGCTCGGGATTCAG TGGCTGGATAGCAAGTCTGACTGTGCTGAGGAAAAATCAGGCTGCTGCTGTGATCATGATCTTGGTGGCTGTGTTCTTCACGGTGGTGGCCGTGTTGGGGATCATCATGCTGAAGAGG ATCCACTCCCTGTACCGCCGGACGGGTGCCAGCTTCCAGAAGGCACAGGAAGAGTTTGCTGCAGGCGTCTTCTCAAACCAGGCGGTGCACACGGCAGCAGTCAATGCTGCGACGGGGGCAGCGGGCAGTGCCTTCCGGGCGCAGTAG
- the CLK2 gene encoding dual specificity protein kinase CLK2 isoform X3, giving the protein MLPSLSLSLSDEIISTLGEGTFGRVVQCVDHRRGGARVALKIIKNVEKYKEAARLEINVLEKINEKDPENKNLCVQMFDWFDYHGHMCISFELLGLSTFDFLKDNNYLPYPIHQVRHMAYQVCQAVKFLHDNKLTHTDLKPENILFVNSDYELTYNLEKKRDERSVKSTAIRVVDFGSATFDHEHHSTIVSTRHYRAPEVLLELGWTQPCDVWSIGCIVFEYYVGFTLFQTHDNREHLAMMERILGPIPSRMIRKTRKQKYFYHGRLDWDENTSAGRYVRENCKPLRRYLTSEAEDHHHLFDLIESMLEYEPSKRITLAEALKHPFFDMLKTEPSTKVWDSSRDISR; this is encoded by the exons AtgttgccttctctctctctctccctctcagatGAGATTATTAGCACCTTAGGGGAAGGCACGTTTGGCAGAGTGGTGCAGTGTGTGGATCACCGGAG aggggGCGCACGCGTCGCCCTAAAAATCATAAAAAACGTGGAGAAGTATAAAGAGGCTGCTCGGCTGGAGATCAACGTGCTGGAGAAAATCAATGAGAAGGATCCAGAGAATAAGAA CCTGTGTGTGCAGATGTTTGACTGGTTCGATTACCATGGCCACATGTGCATCTCCTTTGAGCTGCTGGGGCTCAGCACCTTCGATTTTCTGAAGGACAACAACTACTTGCCCTACCCCATCCACCAAGTGCGGCATATGGCCTACCAGGTGTGCCAGGCTGTGAAAT TTCTGCATGACAATAAACTCACTCACACGGACCTCAAACCCGAGAACATCCTCTTTGTGAATTCGGATTATGAACTCACTTATAATCTGGAAAAG AAGCGAGATGAGCGGAGCGTGAAGAGCACGGCCATCAGAGTGGTTGATTTTGGCAGTGCAACGTTTGATCATGAGCATCACAGCACCATTGTCTCCACCAGGCACTACCGAGCCCCAGAGGTCCTTCTGG AACTCGGCTGGACCCAGCCCTGTGACGTGTGGAGCATCGGCTGCATTGTCTTCGAGTATTATGTGGGCTTCACTCTGTTCCAG ACTCATGACAACCGGGAGCATCTGGCCATGATGGAGAGGATCCTGGGTCCGATTCCTTCACGGATGATCCGAAAGACCAG GAAGCAGAAATATTTCTACCATGGTCGCCTGGACTGGGACGAGAACACCTCCGCAGGCCGCTATGTCCGGGAGAACTGCAAACCACTGCGG AGATACCTGACCTCTGAGGCTGAGGACCACCACCATCTCTTCGACCTCATCGAGAGCATGCTGGAGTATGAGCCATCAAAGCGCATCACTCTGGCTGAGGCACTCAAACACCCATTCTTCGACATGCTGAAAACAGAGCCAAGCACAAAAGTTTGGGACTCTAGCCGAGACATCAGCCGGTGA
- the CLK2 gene encoding dual specificity protein kinase CLK2 isoform X1 codes for MPHSRRYRSSGRSSRGSYHERYRSRKHKRRRTRSRSSSSEHDRRHQREDSYHVRSRSYDDHSSDRRAYDRRYCDSYRRNDYSRERGEPYYETEYCHSYEYRRSRDHDGSYRSCKSSRRNKHRRRRRRSRSFSRSTSQRSRQSSRRAKSVEDDDEGHLIYRVGDWLQERYEIISTLGEGTFGRVVQCVDHRRGGARVALKIIKNVEKYKEAARLEINVLEKINEKDPENKNLCVQMFDWFDYHGHMCISFELLGLSTFDFLKDNNYLPYPIHQVRHMAYQVCQAVKFLHDNKLTHTDLKPENILFVNSDYELTYNLEKKRDERSVKSTAIRVVDFGSATFDHEHHSTIVSTRHYRAPEVLLELGWTQPCDVWSIGCIVFEYYVGFTLFQTHDNREHLAMMERILGPIPSRMIRKTRKQKYFYHGRLDWDENTSAGRYVRENCKPLRRYLTSEAEDHHHLFDLIESMLEYEPSKRITLAEALKHPFFDMLKTEPSTKVWDSSRDISR; via the exons ATGCCTCACTCCAGAAGGTACCGCTCATCGGGGCGCAGCAGCCGAGGCAGCTATCACGAGCGCTACAGAAGTCGCAAGCACAAGAGGCGGCGAACGCGGTCCCGGTCAAGCAGCAGTGAGCATGACCGGCGGCACCAGCGGGAAGACAGTTACCATGTTCGCTCCAGGAg CTATGACGACCACTCTTCGGACAGGAGAGCCTATGACAGGCGCTATTGTGACAGCTACAGGCGGAATGACTACAGCCGTGAACGCGGGGAACCCTACTATGAAACTGAGTACTGCCACTCCTATGAATACCGGCGCTCCCGGGACCATGACGGCAGCTACCGCAGCTGCAAAAGCAGCCGGCGTAATAAGCACAGGCGGAGACGGCGCCGCAGCCGGTCCTTTAGCCGCTCCACATCG CAGCGGAGTCGACAGAGCAGCAGAAGGGCCAAGAGTGTGGAGGACGACGACGAGGGGCATCTGATCTATCGCGTCGGCGACTGGCTACAAGAAAGAT atGAGATTATTAGCACCTTAGGGGAAGGCACGTTTGGCAGAGTGGTGCAGTGTGTGGATCACCGGAG aggggGCGCACGCGTCGCCCTAAAAATCATAAAAAACGTGGAGAAGTATAAAGAGGCTGCTCGGCTGGAGATCAACGTGCTGGAGAAAATCAATGAGAAGGATCCAGAGAATAAGAA CCTGTGTGTGCAGATGTTTGACTGGTTCGATTACCATGGCCACATGTGCATCTCCTTTGAGCTGCTGGGGCTCAGCACCTTCGATTTTCTGAAGGACAACAACTACTTGCCCTACCCCATCCACCAAGTGCGGCATATGGCCTACCAGGTGTGCCAGGCTGTGAAAT TTCTGCATGACAATAAACTCACTCACACGGACCTCAAACCCGAGAACATCCTCTTTGTGAATTCGGATTATGAACTCACTTATAATCTGGAAAAG AAGCGAGATGAGCGGAGCGTGAAGAGCACGGCCATCAGAGTGGTTGATTTTGGCAGTGCAACGTTTGATCATGAGCATCACAGCACCATTGTCTCCACCAGGCACTACCGAGCCCCAGAGGTCCTTCTGG AACTCGGCTGGACCCAGCCCTGTGACGTGTGGAGCATCGGCTGCATTGTCTTCGAGTATTATGTGGGCTTCACTCTGTTCCAG ACTCATGACAACCGGGAGCATCTGGCCATGATGGAGAGGATCCTGGGTCCGATTCCTTCACGGATGATCCGAAAGACCAG GAAGCAGAAATATTTCTACCATGGTCGCCTGGACTGGGACGAGAACACCTCCGCAGGCCGCTATGTCCGGGAGAACTGCAAACCACTGCGG AGATACCTGACCTCTGAGGCTGAGGACCACCACCATCTCTTCGACCTCATCGAGAGCATGCTGGAGTATGAGCCATCAAAGCGCATCACTCTGGCTGAGGCACTCAAACACCCATTCTTCGACATGCTGAAAACAGAGCCAAGCACAAAAGTTTGGGACTCTAGCCGAGACATCAGCCGGTGA
- the CLK2 gene encoding dual specificity protein kinase CLK2 isoform X5, with protein sequence MPHSRRYRSSGRSSRGSYHERYRSRKHKRRRTRSRSSSSEHDRRHQREDSYHVRSRSYDDHSSDRRAYDRRYCDSYRRNDYSRERGEPYYETEYCHSYEYRRSRDHDGSYRSCKSSRRNKHRRRRRRSRSFSRSTSQRSRQSSRRAKSVEDDDEGHLIYRVGDWLQERYEIISTLGEGTFGRVVQCVDHRRGGARVALKIIKNVEKYKEAARLEINVLEKINEKDPENKNLCVQMFDWFDYHGHMCISFELLGLSTFDFLKDNNYLPYPIHQVRHMAYQVCQAVKFLHDNKLTHTDLKPENILFVNSDYELTYNLEKKRDERSVKSTAIRVVDFGSATFDHEHHSTIVSTRHYRAPEVLLELGWTQPCDVWSIGCIVFEYYVGFTLFQTHDNREHLAMMERILGPIPSRMIRKTRKQKYFYHGRLDWDENTSAGRYVRENCKPLRDPAVMQHKPSTEYATLDVYNPFDNRGPPPPYQPQPGAQPTPPVTKVPQPPASAMQPPKKPSPPESKNYGSYGTQELTAAAATAELLKRQEELNRKAEELDRRERELQNAALGNAAIRQNNWPPLPSFCPMKPCFYQDIAVEIPMEFQKTVSSMYYLWMASTVTLFLNFLASLAWFSVEIATGSHFGLSILWVLLFTPCSFLCWYRPMYKAFRSDSSFNFFVFFFIFFVQDVLYVLQAIGIPGSGFSGWIASLTVLRKNQAAAVIMILVAVFFTVVAVLGIIMLKRIHSLYRRTGASFQKAQEEFAAGVFSNQAVHTAAVNAATGAAGSAFRAQ encoded by the exons ATGCCTCACTCCAGAAGGTACCGCTCATCGGGGCGCAGCAGCCGAGGCAGCTATCACGAGCGCTACAGAAGTCGCAAGCACAAGAGGCGGCGAACGCGGTCCCGGTCAAGCAGCAGTGAGCATGACCGGCGGCACCAGCGGGAAGACAGTTACCATGTTCGCTCCAGGAg CTATGACGACCACTCTTCGGACAGGAGAGCCTATGACAGGCGCTATTGTGACAGCTACAGGCGGAATGACTACAGCCGTGAACGCGGGGAACCCTACTATGAAACTGAGTACTGCCACTCCTATGAATACCGGCGCTCCCGGGACCATGACGGCAGCTACCGCAGCTGCAAAAGCAGCCGGCGTAATAAGCACAGGCGGAGACGGCGCCGCAGCCGGTCCTTTAGCCGCTCCACATCG CAGCGGAGTCGACAGAGCAGCAGAAGGGCCAAGAGTGTGGAGGACGACGACGAGGGGCATCTGATCTATCGCGTCGGCGACTGGCTACAAGAAAGAT atGAGATTATTAGCACCTTAGGGGAAGGCACGTTTGGCAGAGTGGTGCAGTGTGTGGATCACCGGAG aggggGCGCACGCGTCGCCCTAAAAATCATAAAAAACGTGGAGAAGTATAAAGAGGCTGCTCGGCTGGAGATCAACGTGCTGGAGAAAATCAATGAGAAGGATCCAGAGAATAAGAA CCTGTGTGTGCAGATGTTTGACTGGTTCGATTACCATGGCCACATGTGCATCTCCTTTGAGCTGCTGGGGCTCAGCACCTTCGATTTTCTGAAGGACAACAACTACTTGCCCTACCCCATCCACCAAGTGCGGCATATGGCCTACCAGGTGTGCCAGGCTGTGAAAT TTCTGCATGACAATAAACTCACTCACACGGACCTCAAACCCGAGAACATCCTCTTTGTGAATTCGGATTATGAACTCACTTATAATCTGGAAAAG AAGCGAGATGAGCGGAGCGTGAAGAGCACGGCCATCAGAGTGGTTGATTTTGGCAGTGCAACGTTTGATCATGAGCATCACAGCACCATTGTCTCCACCAGGCACTACCGAGCCCCAGAGGTCCTTCTGG AACTCGGCTGGACCCAGCCCTGTGACGTGTGGAGCATCGGCTGCATTGTCTTCGAGTATTATGTGGGCTTCACTCTGTTCCAG ACTCATGACAACCGGGAGCATCTGGCCATGATGGAGAGGATCCTGGGTCCGATTCCTTCACGGATGATCCGAAAGACCAG GAAGCAGAAATATTTCTACCATGGTCGCCTGGACTGGGACGAGAACACCTCCGCAGGCCGCTATGTCCGGGAGAACTGCAAACCACTGCGG GATCCTGCTGTGATGCAGCACAAGCCCAGCACGGAGTATGCGACTCTGGATGTGTACAACCCCTTCGATAACAGAGGG CCACCCCCTCCCtaccagccccagccaggggctcAGCCGACTCCACCGGTCACCAAAGTTCCCCAGCCGCCAGCCTCTGCCATGCAGCCCCCCAAGAAGCCCAGCCCCCCAGAGTCCAAGAACTACGGCTCCTATGGAACTCAG GAATTGACAGCAGCCGCCGCCACAGCTGAGCTGCTGAAGCGTCAGGAGGAGCTGAACcggaaggcagaggagctggacaGGCGGGAGCGGGAGCTGCAGAACGCAGCTTTGGGCAATGCTGCAA TCAGACAAAACAACTGGCCTCCGTTGCCCTCCTTCTGCCCCATGAAGCCCTGCTTCTACCAGGACATCGCTGTGGAGATCCCCATGGAGTTCCAGAAAACAGTCTCCTCCATGTACTATCTCTGGATGG CCAGCACCGTGACTCTCTTCCTGAACTTCTTGGCCTCCCTGGCCTGGTTCAGCGTGGAGATCGCAACTGGTTCGCACTTTGGTCTCTCTATCCTCTGGGTTCTCCTCTTCACACCCTGCTCCTTCCTGTGTTGGTACAGGCCAATGTACAAAGCCTTCCG GAGCGACAGCTCGTTCAACTTCTTTGTGTTCTTTTTCATCTTCTTCGTCCAGGATGTTCTGTATGTGCTGCAGGCCATCGGCATCCCAGGCTCGGGATTCAG TGGCTGGATAGCAAGTCTGACTGTGCTGAGGAAAAATCAGGCTGCTGCTGTGATCATGATCTTGGTGGCTGTGTTCTTCACGGTGGTGGCCGTGTTGGGGATCATCATGCTGAAGAGG ATCCACTCCCTGTACCGCCGGACGGGTGCCAGCTTCCAGAAGGCACAGGAAGAGTTTGCTGCAGGCGTCTTCTCAAACCAGGCGGTGCACACGGCAGCAGTCAATGCTGCGACGGGGGCAGCGGGCAGTGCCTTCCGGGCGCAGTAG